In the genome of Synechococcus sp. CB0101, the window CCACCAGGCAATCACTCCCACGATCACCCAGGGCAGCAAGGCCCGCAACAACACCAGTGCGCCGATCACCGCCAATGCCGACACCGCCACGCGGCGCGTTAGCGCTTTGGCCTCGTCGGTCATGTATCTCCAGCGGGGAACGATCGGCATCCGTGGCGTAGAGGCTGGTTGGGGTTCTAGCTAAGAGCGGCGGCGGCGATTGGCCTTGCGCGTACCGCCGTAGCGATAGCCGGGTTGCGCGCGCAGGCTGGGCCAGCACTGCGGGCACACCAGTTGCCATTGCGGATCCAACGCCGTGCTCACCCGGTAGTGGATCGGCCCATGGGCCTGGCAGCGCTCGCAGCACATCGTTTCCGCTGGCGCGGCTGGAGGTTGCAGCAGCTCGAGTTCCGGCGGCGTGGCGCGCCGGCCGAGGGCGAGATTGCGATGCGGGTAGCGCCCGAAGCGCCGCAGCAGATCCGCATGGCGTCTGGCGATGGCGGTGGTGGCGGGATCGCTGTAGCGATCAAAGAGCGCCACGCTGGCCTCCACCACCTCAAGGCATTCGCTGTGCAACTGCGGCATCAGCCAGAACTGGCGCCGCACGCGAACCGGTTCAGCCTCAATCCAGCCGAGTTTCAGAGCCCGTTGGCTGAGGGCCAGGGCGCGGGCATCACCGCTGAAGGCCCGGGCCTGATCGCGCCAGATCTGGCGGCTGAATTGATCGAGCACCAGCACCAAGGCCAGGGCGCTCTCTGGCTCCGCTTCCCAGCTGCCGAGACCTCCGGCGCAGGCCTGTTCGGTGAGTGCGCCGAAGCGATGGCGCACCTCAGCGTCGAAGGCGTCGCAGCGGCGAAACCACTGGCGCGGTTTGCTCTCGTTGAACCAGAAGTGGAGAACAGCCTCGGCCCCGATATCGGGGCGGGCATCGCTCATGCGCGCTTCTGGCTGGCGGCGTAGAGCACGGCGCCGCCGGCCACCACGGTGAGCAGCCCCGTGCTGATCAGGAAGCCTGTGAGCATGAACAGGCCAAGCAGCGAGCCAAGCAGCGACATCTTCACCCGCAGCAGCTTCGACTTGATCAGCAGCACCAACAGCAGCATCACCGTGGCTTTCAGGCCGGCGATCCGGGCTGCACTGATCGGGCAGAAGGGATTGAGGAGAAGCATGGCCGCAGTGGCTGGATCACCACTCTGTCGAACCTGGCAGCGGGCTGCGTGGTGCTGCCAGGCTGGGCTGATCTGATCGTTGGATGGATGAAGCGCGCGTTGATCAACGGCCTGGCGGCCGTGGTGATCCTGCTGGGGTTGGCCCTGCCGGCGAGGGCTGAGTTCACGCTGCCGCCGTTGCCCTATGCCCCGGATGCGCTGGAGCCGGCGATCGACGCCACCACGATGACCATCCACCACGACAAGCATCACGGCGCCTACGTGGCCAACCTCAATGGCCAGATCAAGGGCAACCCGCAGCTGGCGAAGCTCAGCCTCGATGCTCTGCAGGGGCAGATCTCGCGCTTCCCGGTGGCGGTGCGCAACAACGGTGGCGGCCACTGGAATCACAGCCAGTTCTGGGCGGTGATGGCGCCGGCGGGTGAGGGCGGAGCACCATCGCCGGAGCTGCTGGCGGCGATTGAGGCGAGCTTCGGCTCGTTGCAGGCGATGCAAACCCAGTTCAGCCAGGCGGCCGCTGCGCGCTTCGGCTCGGGTTGGGCCTGGTTGATTCGCACACCTGATGGGGGTCTGGCGATCACCAGCACCGCCAATCAGGACAACCCCCTGATGGATCTGCCGGAGATCGAGCGCGGCACGCCGTTGCTCGGGCTCGACGTGTGGGAGCACGCCTACTACCTCAACTACCAGAACCGCCGGCCCGACTACATCAGCGCCTGGTGGGATCTGGTGAACTGGAACGAAGTGAACCGCCGCTTCAGCGCATCGGTATGACGGGCAATCTGCAGGCCATCGGCTTTCTGCTCACCTGGGTGCTGGGCTGGGGGATCGGCGGCTCGCTGATCGATGCGGGCCTGATCAATGCAGGGGTGTATTCGCTGGAAACCGGCCAGCTGGGCACCGCCACCACGTTTGTGCTGTGGACCGTGCTCTGGGGTGGTGGCGGCGTTTGGCTCTATCGCTACTGGACCAAGCCCGACGCCAACTGACCGGCTCAGTCGGGCAGCGTGCAGAGCAACTGGGTGGGGAGCCGGCAAGTGCGCCAGTCGCCATTGGCGGCGCACACTTCCACGCCGATCAACTGTTGATGCGGTTCACCGCAGATCTGATCGAGCCAGGCCACGGCATCGCTGAGAGCCTCATCCAGGCTGCTGTAGCAGTCGTCGAGGTGTTGATGGGGCTCGAAGCAGGCATCAATCAGTCGGTAAATCCGTTCCATCGCCTCCACTGTTCCTTTTCCGGATCGTCAATCTGATCCGTAAGGCCGGCCTCACACGGTGTTCAATCCAACTGTTTTAAGGATCGCTTCAGCAATCTTCAGGTGTGCGGGAAGCTGAAGCGCTCAACGGTGCAGGGCTCGGAGCCGCTGGTTTGCTGCACGATCGAGAGGCCGCGCACACTGCCATCCGCCAGAAACCAGCGGTCGTTCTGCAGGGCCTGAAACACCTCACGGGCCTGCTCCAGGCTGGCGAAGCTGCCCACATCGGCGCTGCCCCAGGCGTCGTGGCTGATCACGGTGTAGGTCATGGGGGCATCCTGGCAGTTCTGGATGGGTTCCCTAGGGTTGAGCCAGTTGCCTGAATCTGCAGTGAACACGCTTCGCGTTGCAGCGGCATGTGCCTTGGTGGGTGCTCCGTTGCTGGCCTCCGGTTCTGCCCTCGCCCAGAACCGGATCCCCAAGCTGCCGGGCTACGACCAGTGCCCGCTCGGCTACGTGAACGATCTCAAGCAGAGCTGCTACTCGCCGATCTACTACGACGTGCAGCCCACCAACGGCAAAGCCTGCCCATCCGGCTGGATGAACATCGGCGCCGGCTACTGCAAGAAGAAGACCCTCGGGATCTTCTGATCGCGTCTGATCTCAGTGATGGGGGTGGGTCGCCGTCCAGAGCGCGATCCCTTCCAGGCTGAGCGCCGTGATCAACACGGCGAGTCCAACGCCCCAGGCGATGGCCTGTGGATGGGCGAATTCCCAGATGCCTGTCATGGCTTGAACAGCGGCTGTTTCAATGCTCCTCAGCCGGGCGTTCGCTGTCATGGGTACAACAACTCAAGCGACGTCTCTTCCCAGCACCGGCGCGGTGACCGGGCTGCTCGAGGCGCTGGCGTTCTTCCGCGATCCGGATTTCGCCAGCACGCGCTTTGCGCAGTTCGGGGATGTGTTTGAGACCCGGCTGGTGGGTCAGCAGCTGGTGTTCATCCGAGGTGGTCAGGCGATCAGCGATCTGTTGGCCCAGCCCGAGGCCACAGAGGGCTGGTGGCCCGAGAGCGTGAAACAACTTCTGGGTAGCCGTTCGCTGGCCAACCGCAATGGCGCCGATCACCGCGCCCGCCGGCGGGCGGTGGGTCAACTGTTTTCGGCGGCGGCGCTGAAGCGCTACACGCCGGAGATCGTTGCGCTGGTGGATGGCTTGGCGCTCGAGCTGCAGCAGGCTCCTGCGCCTCTGCGCCTGGTGGATCGCATGCGCCGCTTTGCCTTCAGCGTGATTGCCACGGTGGTGCTGGGGCTGGAGGGCAGCGATGTGGAGGCGCTGTTCGCCGATTTCGAGATCTGGACGCGGGCGCTGTTTTCCGTGCCGATCGCGATCCCGGGCAGCCCGTTTGCCCGGGCGCTCCAGGCCCGGGCACGGCTATTGGCGCGCCTGAAGCAGGTGCTGCAACGTGCCCCGGAGCATCGCAGCGGTGGGCTGGATCTGCTCAGTGGCGCTGTGGATGAGGCTGGCTTGCCTCTCAGTGACGACGACCTGGTGGAGCAGTTGTTGTTGCTGCTTTTCGCCGGCTATGAGACCACGGCCTCCTCGTTGAGCTGCCTGATGGCAGCCCTGTTGCAGCACCCCCAGCAAGCGGCCTGGTTGCAGGAGGAGATCGAGGTGCTTCCTTGGCCTGGCTACGAGGGCGAGTCAACGCCGCGGCTTACGGCGGTGGTGCAGGAGGTGATGCGCCTGAATCCACCGGTGGGTGGCTTCTTCCGCCGCACCACAGCGCCGCTGGTGCTGGCGGGTGTGCAGGTGCCGGCCGGCCGTGTGGTGCAGGTGGCCCTGGCCGCCTCCAACCGCATCAGCTCCAGTGGTGCCGATGATCTGGATCAGTTCCGGCCTGAGCGACACCTCGAGGCAGAGAGCGGTCTCACCCTGCTGCCGTTCGGCGGCGGTGAGCGGGTGTGCCTCGGCAAGGCGCTGGCGGAGCTGGAAATCCGCTTGATGGCAGTGGGTCTGCTGCGTCAGGTGCGGCTGCAGTTGCAGCCCGATCAGGATCTGAGCCTGGCGTTGATCCCCAGCCCCAGCCCGCGCGATGGGCTGCTGGTGATGCCGCTTTAGTTCGGCATCATGGGCGCACTTGTTTGGCCGCCATGCTCCGCTTGCCGTCGCTCGCTGTGGTGGGCCTGGCTGTAACGCTGGTGGGATGCAGCTCAGCTCAGAAGGCCAGCAAGCCGGCCTCGGTGGTGACTGGCCCGATCCAGATCAATCTCGATCTGAAGGATTCCTCCAAGAGCTTTGGTGTGGTGCCCCTCGGTGAGGAGCGCAAGATCTTCAAGGTGGGCTATGGCAAAAACGGTGTGACCTGCGCCGGTAGCCGCTTTGAAGAGGGCTATACGCCGCTGGGCACCTTCAAGGTGAACGCCATCCTCAGCAATGACCGCTTTGAGATGGACCCGGCCTTGATCAAGCAATCGGGCAAAACGGAAGCCGAACTGAAGCAGATGCTGTTCAAAAGCATGAATTCCATCGATTTCAGTGGCGATGGAGAGATCGGTGAATACGGCATCGGCTATGTGAGCCTGGCGCCGGTGAACAGCGTGAAGCAGCCCTTTCGCTTCAACACTTACGACGGCAAATTCCGCTGGTACAGCTTTGCCATTCACGGCAGCAACAACGACGCCCGCATCGGTCAGCGGATCACCGGCGGATGTGTGAATGTGGGCGCGCTGATCCTGAAGGT includes:
- a CDS encoding L,D-transpeptidase, whose amino-acid sequence is MLRLPSLAVVGLAVTLVGCSSAQKASKPASVVTGPIQINLDLKDSSKSFGVVPLGEERKIFKVGYGKNGVTCAGSRFEEGYTPLGTFKVNAILSNDRFEMDPALIKQSGKTEAELKQMLFKSMNSIDFSGDGEIGEYGIGYVSLAPVNSVKQPFRFNTYDGKFRWYSFAIHGSNNDARIGQRITGGCVNVGALILKVLLSSVKLGDEVIVNANGPCTP
- a CDS encoding DUF924 family protein, coding for MSDARPDIGAEAVLHFWFNESKPRQWFRRCDAFDAEVRHRFGALTEQACAGGLGSWEAEPESALALVLVLDQFSRQIWRDQARAFSGDARALALSQRALKLGWIEAEPVRVRRQFWLMPQLHSECLEVVEASVALFDRYSDPATTAIARRHADLLRRFGRYPHRNLALGRRATPPELELLQPPAAPAETMCCERCQAHGPIHYRVSTALDPQWQLVCPQCWPSLRAQPGYRYGGTRKANRRRRS
- a CDS encoding superoxide dismutase encodes the protein MKRALINGLAAVVILLGLALPARAEFTLPPLPYAPDALEPAIDATTMTIHHDKHHGAYVANLNGQIKGNPQLAKLSLDALQGQISRFPVAVRNNGGGHWNHSQFWAVMAPAGEGGAPSPELLAAIEASFGSLQAMQTQFSQAAAARFGSGWAWLIRTPDGGLAITSTANQDNPLMDLPEIERGTPLLGLDVWEHAYYLNYQNRRPDYISAWWDLVNWNEVNRRFSASV
- a CDS encoding cytochrome P450, encoding MGTTTQATSLPSTGAVTGLLEALAFFRDPDFASTRFAQFGDVFETRLVGQQLVFIRGGQAISDLLAQPEATEGWWPESVKQLLGSRSLANRNGADHRARRRAVGQLFSAAALKRYTPEIVALVDGLALELQQAPAPLRLVDRMRRFAFSVIATVVLGLEGSDVEALFADFEIWTRALFSVPIAIPGSPFARALQARARLLARLKQVLQRAPEHRSGGLDLLSGAVDEAGLPLSDDDLVEQLLLLLFAGYETTASSLSCLMAALLQHPQQAAWLQEEIEVLPWPGYEGESTPRLTAVVQEVMRLNPPVGGFFRRTTAPLVLAGVQVPAGRVVQVALAASNRISSSGADDLDQFRPERHLEAESGLTLLPFGGGERVCLGKALAELEIRLMAVGLLRQVRLQLQPDQDLSLALIPSPSPRDGLLVMPL